Proteins encoded within one genomic window of Gadus macrocephalus chromosome 18, ASM3116895v1:
- the grb7 gene encoding growth factor receptor-bound protein 7: MLMVQTTTGEMTAVAGPWEELMEGEDDSYLSGSTMTLDLLDDEPPALRHPEPRPLTHSQPITISPARVKADEGRWSSSLPSIPNPFPELCSPPQSPVVIGSVPPSASDKHLIRVFGEDSYSRSLWVSRGATAKEVCHLLVQTAHCSDQESWALIEFHPSRGLERCLEDHEMVLQVQTSWSIKTDAKLLFRKNYAKYEFFRTPTLFFPEAMISDSADASHGIKSSELIETLLRSGSCPEIQGFLQVKEHSRRAWKRVYFLLRRSGLYSSTKGSSKEPRHLQCVADLGQLSVFQVVNGRRLYGAPSNYTFCIKPAREPVHTRGLKLLCAETEEARTCWTSAFRLFKYGKQLHSNFQFSKSAAQWSNDRTETRLRGSDASLVAMDFSGSAGRVISASEAKSVEREEGQSWRRREALLGNLAGRAPGLRPDSGVPGAGGARGAGGTKGTSASQGARPSSIHRGHPWFHGGVSRREAERLVEEQGLVDGMFLIRDSQQQALCFVLSLCHKLKTKHYLVIPCEEGGRQYYSMDDGVTVFADLLQLVEFHQINRGILPVCLKHPCVGVAL; the protein is encoded by the exons ATGTTGATGGTCCAAACAACCACAG GCGAAATGACAGCGGTGGCCGGGCCCTGGGAGGAGTTGATGGAGGGGGAAGACGACAGCTACCTGTCCGGCTCCACCATGACCCTTGACCTCCTGGACGATGAACCCCCTGCCTTACGTCACCCCGAGCCACGCCCCCTGACCCACTCCCAGCCAATCACCATCAGCCCTGCCAG GGTGAAAGCTGATGAGGGCCGGTGGTCCTCCTCTTTGCCCTCCATACCCAATCCCTTCCCAGAGCTGTGTAGCCCTCCCCAATCCCCTGTGGTGATTGGCTCAGTCCCACCATCGGCAAGCGACAAACAT CTGATCAGGGTGTTTGGGGAGGACAGCTACAGCCGGTCTCTGTGGGTGTCTCGTGGGGCTACAGCCAAGGAGGTGTGCCATCTGCTGGTACAGACAGCTCACTGCAGCGACCAGGAGAGCTGGGCCCTCATCGAGTTCCACCCCTCACGCGGCCTTG AGCGATGTCTGGAGGACCATGAGATGGTTCTGCAAGTCCAGACCTCCTGGTCCATCAAGACTGACGCCAAGCTGCTGTTCCGGAAGAACTACGCCAAGTACGAGTTCTTCAGAACCCCCACT CTCTTCTTCCCAGAGGCCATGATCTCTGACAGCGCAGACGCCTCCCACGGCATCAAGTCCTCCGAACTCATCGAG ACCCTGCTGCGGTCGGGTTCGTGTCCGGAGATCCAGGGCTTCCTGCAGGTGAAGGAGCACAGCCGCCGCGCCTGGAAGAGGGTCTACTTCCTGCTGCGTCGCTCCGGCCTCTACTCCTCCACCAAGGGATCCTCCAAG gagcCTCGCCACCTCCAGTGTGTAGCAGACCTGGGCCAGCTCAGTGTCTTCCAGGTGGTGAACGGTCGTCGGCTGTACGGAGCGCCCAGCAACTACACCTTTTGTATCaag CCTGCCAGAGAGCCTGTGCACACTCGTGGTCTGAAGCTGCTCTGTGCCGAGACTGAAGAGGCTCGCACCTGCTGGACCTCCGCCTTCAGGCTCTTCAAG TATGGGAAACAGCTTCATTCTAACTTCCAGTTCTCAAAGTCAGCTGCTCAGTGGTCCAACGACCGGACAGAAACCAGACTG aggGGCTCCGACGCCAGCCTGGTTGCCATGGATTTCTCGGGCAGTGCGGGGCGAGTGATCAGCGCCAGCGAAGCCAAGAGTGTTGAGCGAGAGGAGGGGCAGAGCTGGAGG AGAAGAGAAGCCCTCCTGGGCAACCTAGCCGGCCGGGCCCCAGGCCTCAGACCAGACTCTGGGGTTCCAGGGGCCGGCGGAGCCAGAGGGGCTGGAGGAACCAAAGGGACCTCAGCCAGCCAAGGGGCCCGGCCCTCTT ccatcCACAGGGGTCACCCATGGTTCCATGGGGGTGTCTCCAGAAGGGAGGCCGaaaggctggtggaggagcagggtctgGTGGAtgg taTGTTCCTGATCCGGGACAGTCAGCAGCAAGCCCTTTgctttgttctctctctgtgtcacaaACTCAAGACGAAACACTACTTGGTCATACCG TGTGAGGAAGGAGGCCGCCAGTACTACTCCATGGACGACGGGGTGACGGTCTTTGCTGACCTGCTGCAGCTGGTGGAGTTCCACCAGATCAACCGAGGAATCCTCCCCGTCTGCCTCAAACACCCCTGTGTGGGTGTAGCACTTTGA